ACGTTGCGACGTAGACCAGGGCCAGTGGCCACGGCAGGTTGCGGCGTGCGACCCACACGCGGTTGCGGGCGTTGAGCCGCCAGAAGAGGGCGTGCCGGGTGGCTTCGGTGGCCGGGTGGTGGATGAGCACGGACGGGTCGTACGTGAGCTCCCAGTCGTGGTCACGCAGGCGCCAGGCCAGCTCGATGCCCTCGTGCCCGAAGAAGAAGTTCCCGGGGAAGCCGCCCACCTCCTCGTACGCCGACCGCCTGAGCGCCACGACCCCTTCGCAGACGGAGAACGCGGGGCTGCCGACGGTCGGGTCGCCGACGTGGGCGCGGGGGACCCAGCGCCGCAGGGTGACGCCCTCGGTGTCGGCGACCCGGGCGTGCACCAGGCCCAGCCGCTGCTCGGCGCGAAAGCGCGCCACGGTGTGCGCCAGGGCGGTGGTGTCGGGGAGCCAGGCGTCGTTGTCGAGGAAGAAGATGAACTCCGACGTGCCGTGCGCGACGCCGATGTTGCGCCCCTCGGCGGGGCCGACGTTCTCCGGGAGGTGGACGGTGCGGACGTCGTCGGGGAACCCCACGGGATCCCAGCCGTTGCCGAC
Above is a window of Janibacter cremeus DNA encoding:
- a CDS encoding glycosyltransferase family 2 protein — protein: MAPHPSVDVVVLSQGDRRDETLRALESARAQTGVDVTTILVGNGWDPVGFPDDVRTVHLPENVGPAEGRNIGVAHGTSEFIFFLDNDAWLPDTTALAHTVARFRAEQRLGLVHARVADTEGVTLRRWVPRAHVGDPTVGSPAFSVCEGVVALRRSAYEEVGGFPGNFFFGHEGIELAWRLRDHDWELTYDPSVLIHHPATEATRHALFWRLNARNRVWVARRNLPWPLALVYVATWAAITVARTWRQPTNLRFWFAGFREGLSTSPGGRDPMRWRTVWTLTRLGHPPVL